From Brienomyrus brachyistius isolate T26 chromosome 18, BBRACH_0.4, whole genome shotgun sequence, one genomic window encodes:
- the asb12a gene encoding ankyrin repeat and SOCS box protein 12a, which produces MLHLNPEDREDTKESEQLIQAVSDDDDILLAELLSQERFKKVIDKRSGWGIPGTPLRMAASRGHLRCLEVLLANGAEVDSLDVKAQTPLFTAVRGKYLSCVLTLLKAGANPNGSINNNCSPVLTAAREGDVEILKVLLQHGAEVNARSKVVLWDSSASISSGPLYLSAVYGHLDCFKILLLHGADPDYNCTDEKLFRRIKQPKTVLEMCLRHGCGVEYVKLLIDFGANVYIPTLIIEKTTKQNEAVELLLKERGCPKSLMSQCRIAIRAYLRKINRMDCIDCLDMPPILMNFLKYREMPTRSVTF; this is translated from the exons ATGCTACACCTAAACCCTGAGGACAGAGAGGACACCAAAGAAAGCGAACAGCTTATCCAGGCTGTGTCCGATGACGATGACATTCTTCTCGCTGAGCTTCTTTCCCAAGAGCGATTTAAGAAAGTCATCGACAAAAGAAGTGGTTGGGGAATCCCGGGTACACCTCTCCGAATGGCAGCATCCCGAGGTCACCTTAGGTGCTTAGAGGTTCTGCTGGCCAATGGAGCAGAAGTGGACAGCTTGGACGTAAAGGCTCAGACCCCTCTGTTTACTGCTGTTAGGGGGAAATACCTCAGCTGTGTCTTAACCCTCCTAAAGGCAGGAGCCAACCCAAATGGTAGTATCAACAACAACTGCTCCCCAGTACTGACAGCTGCCAGAGAGGGAGATGTAGAAATCTTGAAGGTGCTTCTGCAGCATGGTGCTGAAGTAAATGCAAGATCTAAAGTTGTACTATGGGATTCCAGTGCATCCATCTCAAGTGGGCCTCTCTATCTGTCCGCGGTTTATGGACATTTGGATTGTTTCAAGATTCTGCTTCTACATGGGGCTGATCCTGATTACAATTGCACCGATGAGAAGCTCTTCAGAAGGATCAAACAGCCCAAGACAGTTCTTGAGATGTGTCTCAGACATGGTTGTGGGGTTGAGTACGTTAAGCTCTTGATAGACTTTGGAGCAAATGTGTACATTCCCACTCTCATCATAGAGAAAACTACAAAGCAGAACGAAGCCGTGGAACTCTTATTGAAGGAAAGAG GCTGTCCAAAATCCCTGATGTCACAGTGCAGAATTGCTATACGAGCTTACTTGAGGAAGATCAACAGGATGGATTGCATTGACTGCCTGGATATGCCACCAATTCTAATGAACTTTTTAAAGTACAGGGAAATGCCAACAAGAAGTGTAACATTTTGA